A stretch of DNA from Rattus rattus isolate New Zealand chromosome 1, Rrattus_CSIRO_v1, whole genome shotgun sequence:
tcctcctcctcctcctcgtcctggTTGATCTGGAAGTAGCGCAGCTCATAGCTCTCCTTGCTGTTGGCGACGACGCGCAGCCAGTCTCGGAGGTTGttcttcttcaaatattttttggtGAGATATTTCAAATACCTGCAGAGAAAACACAAGAACTACACTAGACTGCTGgctttttttgcattttcaaacACTAAACTTCATAAAACACactgaaaacaattttaagatgTTTCTCAGACCAAGTACACCCAAGCCAGTGCTCTAACAAGGCAAGCGTCTATCACACATCCCTAAATTGACAATAAAAGTGAGAACACATCAGCAGACACCTACAAAATGGCCTGCAGTGACCACTAAAGAAAGATCACACAGGTAAGCTGACAATTACACACGCCTTACTCCTCTGCTGAGAGCCATTAACCTCCCAAGCAACTCCGGGCACTTCCGCATCCTGCAGCCTCCCTGAGGTGGGGGACTGAAGCTCTCCAGGCTGCTTACCGTGTGCCTGTGTCTCTGATGTCTTAGATGGGATGGCTACTGCCCAACCCATGGACACATCACGTGCCACCCAGACACGCGTGTTAGGAGATGGTCCCACCATTACACAGGCTGGCCGCAAATAATCTGCCCAGGTCAGCTGAGGCCACGAGCTTATGTGGTCCGTCTTACCTTTACAATGTCTTCAGGTTTGTCCTCCTCTGCTGGGGTCAAAGGCAGGGTACAGCACATGTGGGACAAGCATTCCCCACACCCGAGCTGCTCTCAGCCACACTACAATTTCTAAAAATCTACCTGCTATTCACTGCCATTTCCATGAGCCCAACTGTGTTTACCAACTACTGAAGACGCCACGAGGTGAGACTCTGACAGCTGGCTCTTCTCAGTCCTAAAGAGGAGACTGCACAAATCCAGCTCACTACACCTCAGTTTCTCCCACCACAAAACAGGCCGCGAGATGCCTGCTTTTTGCTGAgtagtggtggcgcacacctttgaatgccagcacttgggaggtagaggcaggcagatctctaggaaGTTCGAtactagcctggcctacagagtgagttctaggatcagccagggctacacatagaaaacttgtcttaaaaacagtgcaagtagggctggagagatggctcagcggttaagagcacccgactgctcttccagaggtcatgagttcaattcccagcaaccacatggtggctcacaaccatctgtaaagagatcccatgccctcttctggtgtatctgaagatagctacagtgtacttatatataataaataaataaatcttaaaaaaaaaaaacaaaacaaaaacagtgcaaGTAAACACTGGCCCACCAAGGACCCACACTGACCAACAGTCTCACTGGCGGCCGTCCGAGGCACTCTACAGGGCTCAGCTCTGCCCAGtcttcccttcagaaaagcaGCTGCTTCCCATCCACCTCAGTACTTGAGAGGATCCCCCGCCagcctgaggctagcctgggctacataaaactgttttcttttccccagaCCCTGCTTTGAAGAGCTTAACTCAAAACTTTCCATAGTTTTAAAACTCACAGTAAAACAGGATCAGAGACAAGGAAAAAGTTGTCCTAGACTTGGGAACACCCTTGGATTTTCCAGAAAATAACATTATTATCAACAAAGTGGTGAGCAGACATGGGGCACAGCCTGTGGCCCCACCACTCTggacacagaagcaggaaaaatgctaagttcaaggcctgcctgagccaCAACCAAGTTCTCAAGGCAACTTATCCAGACCCCTTGGAACTAACTCCATCCCACTGTGTACAGAGCCTCGTGCTCTGCTCCAGTCTCCAAAACAGAAGGAGGCCGCCACGCTGTGGGAGACTAAAGCAGGGAGTTTGTGAGGACAGGCCTGAGGTAGAGAAGAACCTTCAAATCCCAACCACAGCCCCTTCCCTCCTGCACAGAGCAAAGAACTTGCTGGAAATGAGGGTGCATCAGGGAAAACTCACAAGAAGACAGCAGCCTCATCCCACAGGCTCACCAGGGCAAAGCCCACCTCACCCATTCCCACCGCCCTGGCTTAAACCTGCACCCTCATGCACAGGGGCAAAAGCATCAGTGTCACACCCCATCCACAATGGCATTAGATCTCTCAATGCCACAGGAGCACTTGCAAGAAACACAACTAGAATTAAAGATGAACACTCTCAttcaagtgtggtggcacacgcctgtgaccccagctctcaTCCAAGTGTGGCGGCACACGCCTGTGACCCAGCTCTCATCCGAGTGTGGCGGCACacgcctgtgaccccagctctcaTCCGAGTGTGGCGGCACacgcctgtgaccccagctctcaTTCAAGTGTGGCGGCACacgcctgtgaccccagctctcaTTCAAGTGTGGCGGCACacgcctgtgaccccagctctcaTCCGAGTGTGGCAGCACACgtctgtgaccccagctctcaggagatgAGGTAAGGCCAATCTCAGCTACCACGTGAGTCTAAGCTACTTGAGACAGGGGAGGGGCTGTCACCCTGTCTCCACCATGACCTAACAGCAATGGAAGTCAACAATTtaatagccaggcatggtggcacactcctttaatcctagcactggggaggcagaggcctcagaactctctgagttctagaccagcctggtctcaaacacaccaacaaacaaaaaacataggcAAAATCCACATCACTTCTAAAATACTGCAGCCTGTGaacaaaatttagaaataagCACAAGGCAAATAAACGCGTCACAGGCCTGGAAGGAGGCTCAGGCAGAGAGGAGCTTAGATCCCCCACCTACGCTGGGCGACTCCAGCTCGGGGCCCCCGAGCTCCAGGTCacccaagcacacatgcacacaactaaAACTGAGtctgctcacacatgctcatCCGCTGCCAACACCCAGCAGGAGGGTCGCCTCCCATACCTTTTGGAGAAAGGCACCTCGGAAGTGACAGTGATCTTGCTCTTGCTTCGCTCGATGGTCACAACCCCTCCGCCAAGGTTACCAGCTTTCCCGTTCACCTTGATCCTCTCCTGGAGGAACTGCTCCTGCAGAAATCACCAACGAGCACGTGACTTTACCGTCTCAAAGGCAGACCAGCTCAAACGTTCTCCTCACAATAACCCACAAATCTCTTTAAAATCGTCAGTCTTTAaaatctatgtgtatgtatgtccacATCATGTATGAGGATACATGTGCTGTGGTGTTTGACGACCAGTGGACAACTTCAGGAGTCCTCCTCTCAGCAGGCTCTTATGTAAGTCACTTTATGTTTGTGGGTACGTGTGCTGAATGACTCTTTGGGAGTCTTCCTCTCAGCAGGCTCTTATGTAAGTCCGAATCATGTATGTGGGTacgtgtgctgtggtgtgtgatTCTTTGGGAGTCCTCCTCTCAGCAGGCTCTAAGGATCAGACTCAGATCATGAAGCTTACAAGGAAAATCACGATGGCACTGCTCAACACAACACAGCATCATGCAATCTGAAGATGGTGCCCTAGCTGGTCCCATGCAGGAGAAATGTGCCCCATGGAAGGTTTAGGTGGCAGTACGTTCATTCACTTTCAGAGTGTAACACGTAAGCAACACAGCTGAATCCCTGACCTCAACGTAAAAAACAAGCACAAGGGGTCAAGAATAAACGGAAGCCAAACTTGTATGTGAACATGCAAGGCAGCAAGCAGCTTCTGAGCCTAAGGGGCACAGAGCCCGGTTCTTAGCACTGGCAGAGAAAGCCAATCTTCACCTAGTAACGACCcaagacaaacagacaaaacacttaCGGACCTGCCTGGAGTCACCCGCATGGTACCGCAGGAGCGACAGGGACCCATGAGCCCAGACAAACTTTGCAAAGCACCATGTGAGCCAAGGCAAGCAAGCCATTCACCTCAGGCTGCAGGGACTTCCGTCCAAAagggactttttgttttgttctgttggcCACTGCAATGAGACGAAGCCCCTCTCAGCCCAGAACTACAGTTGTAAGGACTGGGGACGGCTCGGTGGCAGGTAAGAGTGCGCACTTAAGGAGCGCCTGAGTTAACTCCCAAGACAACTGAAAACCAAAGTGTCCTCAGCTCTTTTTAAAACTCCACTGCAAAACTATGCTGGAGCAGGGGAATTAGAAAACAAATCCCAACTTCTCACAGCAGTCATCTAGAAGGGATTCTTTAGCAGAGATGGACACACTAAGGAGTGGTCTGCTGAACAAAGAGGCCGCAGCCAGCCAACAAATGCCCGACAGAAAGGAGACGCCGAGGGCTAGAGAGACCTGGGTCTGTTTCCCAGCACCCGCTGGCAGCAACccccattccaggggatctggcgccctcctctggcttccagggccataaggcacacatgtggtatacagacttAGGTCTTACACTgcagacaggctggcctcaaaagcacagaaatccacctgcctctgcctcccaagtgctggggtaagTGCTGGGGTCACCACACATACATCAAAAAAGGTAATGATAacctttaattaagaaaaaagaaaccaccaaCGTGCAGGACCAAAGCCATGGAGAAGTTGCTGGATAAAGAAATTAGGAGCCAATGGAGGCATATTTGACAAGGTTAGTAGCCACAAGAATAAGCCCATCTGTACTGAATATTAATTAATGGCTATGTTATCCCTGTACACTTTCAAATTTTTTGGAATGTTCTTAACAGTTAACCTTCTGGAATGTGAAAAAACACTGGGAACTTAGAGGATGTTTACATCCAAAGACCTCAGTCTCCGGAGCCAAAATGGGGCGCAGACACCTAGTGATTTTAATTAAGGGAAACACAGGATACTGGGGATTAGGGTCAAATAAAGGGGGGAAAGGTCAGGACAGGGctagagatgggtcagtggtgaGAACATGTTGCTCTTTCTTTTAGAGACcagggttcggttctcagcaccaaCACAGTTCTCAGTTCACAatcacatgtaactccagttccagaggattcaacCAACGCCCTGGCCCTCCATGGGCACTGTACGCACACGGTGGACACATGCATGcagcaaacaaacatacatacacacacaaatttttaaagataaaaatcttaACACCCCCCCCATGCCCCAAATATGCAGATTAAAGCAAACACACTCGGGAGACAGTACTGTGGTGAGCTCCTGTCATCTGCCTGAGTATGCAAGGCCCAGGCAGGGCTGCCCATAGAGACTAAAGGAAGTGAATGCAATGGGTCACTGCACTCCTATCTCAAGGGACTCAGCAACAAATACCTCATTCCCCCTGGCTCTGATTAAGTGAGAAAGTGGGAGTGCCCAACAAGCCGTACCCCGACAGGATCCCCACTGCAGAGCAGCAGAATGTCACTTACAAAATTGGCAGCCCATGATTCCATCTTCTACAGGGTGAGTGCAGTCAAGGGTGAACTTCAaaacctgcttcttttttttgcCCCCCTTCGCCACAAGCTTTTTCTAGGAGTATACAAAAAGCAGATGAAGCCTCAGGCagtcccctacacacacacacacacacacacacacgtatatatgcatgcatacatacacactcactcacacacgcacTTTAAAAACCCAATCATGTCAGAGGCATAAAGTCCTTACAAATACAAACCCAAGGAGGCTGAGATGGGTTCCCTTCGGGGTGCTCAGGAAAGGGGGATCACTGGCACACTTGTCCCGATCAACCTCTCCAGACACCCCGTCTTTACAAGCATTAAGGTCCGCCAGCACGTGAACCAAAATAAGGAGTGTTTCTCCCCTCAACCCCCAAGAAAcaccacttttatttttctcacaagtGCTCTGCACACTCAACTTTAGTGTGAAATCTATCCTAGGCCTCAGACTACAGCACTTCGTTGACCTCCTAGCTTTTAATCCCCACATCCCGGACCCTCTCGTTAATGGCAGAGGGAATCAAACAATAGCCTAGCTGCTTTCTATGCCAGCTTCAAAGTTAAGAGTGTGGTCAACGATTTTCAGCTGGATTGGCTTAACTCGTGATTTAGCACTTCCAAAACTACACCTAAGAGGGTCCAGTTGACTTTTACAAAGTTAACATCCGTCAATCGTCTCTCTACAAACCCCTGAAACTTCTAAAAACTCACCTAGGTTTCTGCTATTCAAGTTTTGCAGTTCATGCAAACCACACTATTTCCCTTCATGTTCAAGAGACCGTCCACAACTTGCACTGAATCAACCTTTCAGTTATTACAAAATTGTTCTACCCAATGTGTCTTCCCCCTACCAACCAAAATGACTGACTGCTAAAAAGTCTAGTCCCGAGAAAAGAACAGGCATTGGAAAGCCAAGGTAGAAAGATGAAGACGATCGGAAATGCACCTTAAGAGTCCCAACTACAAGACAAAGCACCACCTAAAACCACTTCGTCCAAGTAAAGCTATCTCCAAGAACAGCCTGATACGAAGGTGCTGCAAAACCCAGTCTCACTCAGACCAGAGAATAGAATCGGGCCTTCTTCACCCAACGCCTGAAAGGACCTGCACCCTAATAAAAGTAGTTTCCTCGAGGGGTGCTAGAAGACTCCTCAAGCCCAAAGCTCGTCCCTGAAGCCCGGCCACCAGGTGGAGGGCCATTTCCACTCGCCGTCCGGGGTGGCAGGTCACATCCGTCTTCCCCGCCCCTCGCCCAACTAATCGGGCCCGCTGCCCGGAGTCCGGGACTGGACTCGGGCTCCGGCGATATCCAGTCTGCAGCCTCTAAGCTCCCTCGGGCCGCTAGCAGGAGCCCGATCCGCCACCTCGAGCTCTCCCGGCTCTCCCGCACCGCGTCGAGCCGCGGCCTCCTCCGCCCACAACGTGCTGAACCGGGCCGCGGACCCGGCTTCCTCCGCCCGGCTTGCCAGGCCACCCGGGCCTGACGCTGCAAAGCGCAGTGCCCCACGCGAGCCTGAGCCCGAGTCAGCCCACCAGGCCCACGTGCCGCTCACGGAGCCGCGGTCGCACGCGGAGCCATACTAACCACAGGCGCCATGGcggcagaggaggcagaaagggaggggggcGCACTACGCAGGCGCGAAGAGCCCGCAGCGTACGGTACACGCAAGGAGCCAGGCAACTTTAATCGATCAGCCCTGCCTCTCGATCGCCCTTCCCTGCCACCTAAGGAACGATCGGGCAGCTATTGCTTTTCCCAGCGCGAAGTCGGCTGTCGGGAAGGGGAGGAGTCAGATGGGCTGTCCCACTGCGAACGACTGAGGGAGATTGGGCGAACCCAAAGAGAAATAAAGGGGTTAGCTCTACTTTTGAAAGTGTTGAAGAATTATGACGGACGTTCCCTAAACAAATCACCAGCTGGCCGGATAGGAATCGAACACAGTATCTTAAGGAGACTTGGGCAATCCCTTTTCGACCACAGAGAAATTTAGAATCCCCAGTgtcagccaggcctggtggctcaagcctgtaatcccaccacttaggaggcagaggcaggaggacgcCTCCAGACCAGCGTATCTGGTtagagaccagcttgggctacagtaTCTACAGCAGCGAGTTCcatccaggccagccaaggtggtggtggggagttGTAGTACCATATTTCTTCATCCTATAGAAAATGCCCAGCTTGGAAGATCATACCAACCATGTGACTAGCCTTCCTCCTGCCCCCAGGAGCACGCTCCAGTTTGAACCCTTAAATTCAAGCTGGCTCCTTCTAGCTCCCCAGTTCCAAAAAGCCTCCGCTGGCTTTCCAGGACCACCCGGATCTGGTCAATGCAGGGTCCGGTTCAGCAGTGTCGAGCGCCTTACTGATGCTCATCAGTCAAATGTGCGTAGTGAGGATTTTTCTCCCTAGGTGACATGACCCCTTGTGTTCCTAGAGGATTAATTATATGTCCTCTGGATCCTGAACTGTGACCACACCATCCAGTTCTGTTACCTGGATCCCGTAAAAGCCCAGCTTTGACTTATAATCTTTGAAGGAAACACACCATGCTGGTTGGTCAGATTCAAGTCCCTGtctgctttctctcctgcttgGTTTGATAGCCTTCGTTTTGGTTTAGTGTggttgagacagagcctcactccGCATCAttccgtagcccaggctggcctggaaatcaccaTCTACCCCAAGCTGACCTTAGACTCAACATTCTCTTGCCTCATCCTTccaaattctgagattacaggcatgaaccaaaCCTTTCCGCTACAAACCTTTCCGCTTCGGCAGCCAAACAAGGGGGCTGGCGTTACTCACTCTTGCTTCATTCTGTCAGGGGCTGTTAAACATCCCAG
This window harbors:
- the Rpl22 gene encoding LOW QUALITY PROTEIN: 60S ribosomal protein L22 (The sequence of the model RefSeq protein was modified relative to this genomic sequence to represent the inferred CDS: inserted 2 bases in 1 codon) — protein: MAPVKKLVAKGGKKKKQVLKFTLDCTHPVEDGIMXAANFEQFLQERIKVNGKAGNLGGGVVTIERSKSKITVTSEVPFSKRYLKYLTKKYLKKNNLRDWLRVVANSKESYELRYFQINQDEEEEEDED